A single Candidatus Nezhaarchaeales archaeon DNA region contains:
- a CDS encoding nucleotidyltransferase domain-containing protein, whose product MTASRIKKPVIRGGSVDVIYDDTRWCLLKKLRSKAEAIMKTLCDDGLNTIAHGSLARGDVDAQSDVDVVIPYVVPSFKVELALEKAGFHVIRRLITMATPYHALKAHLYLDELTTVTFPLVKLNPMERDFYRFGGEVTLDNLVKGVRVPGIDKRLMLIEPTPIGHREIPIRGIEAEVARKLGVSINVVLERERVLIRRDKIGRTGVYVKRYLMPHEGFEEVLESLADRDPAIKRLIKQRE is encoded by the coding sequence GTGACGGCTTCAAGGATTAAGAAACCTGTTATCCGTGGTGGAAGCGTAGATGTCATTTACGATGATACGCGATGGTGCCTGCTTAAAAAGCTTCGAAGCAAAGCCGAGGCGATTATGAAGACGCTATGCGATGACGGTTTAAACACCATAGCTCACGGAAGCCTAGCTAGGGGTGATGTAGATGCACAGAGCGATGTAGATGTAGTAATTCCCTACGTGGTACCATCGTTTAAAGTAGAACTAGCCCTAGAAAAGGCCGGGTTTCACGTAATTAGACGGTTAATAACCATGGCAACCCCTTATCACGCTTTAAAGGCTCATCTCTACCTTGATGAGTTAACCACGGTCACTTTCCCCCTCGTTAAGCTTAACCCTATGGAGCGAGATTTCTACCGGTTCGGCGGGGAGGTTACACTAGATAACCTAGTTAAAGGTGTAAGAGTCCCCGGTATCGACAAGAGGTTAATGCTTATAGAGCCTACTCCAATTGGACACAGAGAAATCCCCATAAGAGGTATTGAGGCCGAGGTTGCACGTAAACTCGGCGTAAGCATAAATGTAGTATTAGAGAGGGAGCGCGTACTGATTAGGCGTGATAAAATTGGAAGAACTGGAGTGTATGTTAAAAGATATTTAATGCCTCATGAAGGTTTTGAGGAGGTTTTAGAATCATTGGCAGATCGTGACCCTGCAATAAAACGCCTTATAAAGCAGCGCGAGTAG
- the rimI gene encoding ribosomal protein S18-alanine N-acetyltransferase, which produces MKTVSRDMELSKTTVNVKGIIRPIKKNDWKKVYDIEKLCFGDKAYPKPLLQYLAILHGDTFLVYEVDGDVLGYAVGAYEHNGRGHILSIATRPDVQARGIGRALLEALIERLRGRGANRFRLEVRVSNIVAIKFYEKMGFKVLGVIKSYYEDGEDAIVYVKDSC; this is translated from the coding sequence ATGAAAACGGTGAGTAGGGATATGGAGCTGTCGAAAACCACAGTTAACGTAAAGGGTATTATCAGGCCTATTAAGAAAAACGATTGGAAAAAAGTCTACGATATTGAGAAGCTATGCTTTGGCGATAAAGCTTATCCTAAACCTCTACTACAATACTTGGCTATTCTACACGGCGATACTTTTCTCGTTTATGAGGTAGACGGTGATGTACTTGGTTATGCTGTGGGAGCCTACGAGCACAACGGACGGGGGCATATACTCTCGATAGCTACTCGTCCCGACGTACAAGCTAGAGGAATAGGAAGGGCACTTTTAGAGGCGTTAATTGAGAGGTTAAGGGGACGTGGCGCTAACAGGTTCAGGCTTGAAGTACGGGTTAGCAATATTGTAGCTATTAAGTTCTATGAAAAGATGGGGTTTAAAGTCCTAGGAGTGATTAAGTCTTACTATGAAGATGGAGAGGACGCTATTGTCTACGTAAAAGATAGCTGCTGA
- a CDS encoding radical SAM protein — MEVATTPVDNKNLIHIDGELIAVPLVGCIAFGVIDRGTNVLQVRPTTLCPLSCIFCSTDAGPRSRRRATEYVVELDCLLDTFREVVAMKGCSKIEAHIDTVGDATTYPKLVELVHQLSQVPEVSVVSMQSHGALLTEKLAERLDAAGLSRLNLSIDSMDPELARTLSGTPSFDVMKVLEVAEYITSSLKMDVLLAPVWVPGVNDGDLPRIIEFAKRIRAGKRWPPLGIQKMEVHKYGRRPKGVKPMSWFKFYNSLRELEAIYGLKLILNPRDFGIRKERKIPPVFKKFEKVKVEVIAPGWLKGEALGVARSRLVTIVGAEGVEIGSKVNVRMLETKDNLYIARLEL; from the coding sequence GTGGAGGTTGCAACTACGCCCGTTGATAACAAAAACCTCATTCACATTGATGGTGAACTTATAGCGGTACCACTCGTTGGCTGTATAGCTTTTGGCGTCATTGATAGGGGAACCAATGTGCTTCAGGTTAGACCTACTACTTTATGCCCTCTTTCCTGTATCTTCTGTAGTACTGATGCAGGGCCTAGGAGTAGGAGGAGGGCTACGGAATATGTTGTTGAGCTTGACTGTTTATTGGATACGTTTCGCGAGGTCGTCGCTATGAAGGGCTGCAGCAAGATAGAGGCGCATATCGACACGGTGGGCGATGCCACAACGTATCCTAAGCTTGTGGAACTAGTCCATCAGTTATCTCAAGTCCCTGAAGTATCGGTTGTTTCAATGCAAAGCCATGGCGCCCTTCTAACCGAAAAACTAGCTGAAAGGCTGGATGCAGCCGGGCTTTCAAGGTTAAACCTTAGCATAGATAGTATGGACCCGGAGCTTGCTAGAACGCTTTCCGGCACCCCTAGCTTCGATGTAATGAAGGTTTTGGAAGTAGCTGAGTACATAACATCTTCTTTAAAGATGGATGTGCTGTTAGCACCAGTATGGGTTCCGGGGGTAAACGATGGAGATTTGCCTAGGATCATAGAGTTTGCTAAACGTATCCGCGCAGGTAAACGGTGGCCACCGTTAGGAATACAGAAGATGGAGGTCCACAAGTATGGAAGGAGACCTAAAGGCGTTAAGCCAATGTCTTGGTTTAAGTTTTACAACTCATTACGTGAACTTGAAGCCATTTACGGGTTAAAGCTGATTTTAAATCCAAGGGATTTTGGGATAAGAAAAGAGCGAAAAATACCACCCGTTTTCAAAAAGTTTGAAAAGGTTAAGGTGGAAGTCATCGCTCCGGGATGGTTAAAAGGGGAGGCATTAGGCGTGGCACGCAGCAGATTGGTAACTATCGTGGGAGCAGAAGGCGTAGAGATAGGTTCAAAGGTTAATGTCAGGATGCTTGAAACTAAGGATAACCTTTACATAGCCAGATTGGAATTATGA
- a CDS encoding TIGR00269 family protein, translating to MEMRPCVKCKGEAVYFCSHSGQAFCRKCFINSVERRVKNTITRYNLLNPDDHVVVAVSGGKDSLVLLHILSRIERRFPKVKMKAITIDEGVKGYRERGIHLARMYAAKYGVPHYIASFKEVYGYTLDELVRKSESIGSGLNACTWCGILRRRLLNLKARELGATKVAVGHHLDDEAQTILMNMLRGSFVKLANLGPKPVKDAEGFIPRIKPLRYIPESEVALYAYFKGFDFYEVECRYVRTSLRDEVRNILNMLERKHVGTKFAIVRSADAIAPLLLHEYLKRIKFNQCRKCGEPTTREICRACEILEKLGIGA from the coding sequence ATGGAAATGAGGCCGTGCGTAAAATGTAAGGGGGAGGCTGTTTACTTTTGTTCGCACTCTGGTCAAGCATTTTGTAGGAAGTGCTTCATTAATAGTGTTGAGAGGCGGGTTAAAAATACTATTACGCGCTATAACCTTTTAAACCCTGATGATCACGTAGTAGTAGCAGTTTCAGGAGGTAAGGATAGCTTAGTTCTATTGCACATCCTAAGCAGGATTGAACGGCGGTTCCCCAAGGTTAAAATGAAGGCCATCACGATAGACGAAGGCGTTAAAGGTTATAGAGAGCGAGGAATACACCTAGCTAGAATGTACGCGGCTAAATACGGCGTCCCTCACTACATAGCCTCCTTTAAGGAGGTCTACGGTTACACCCTTGACGAACTTGTAAGAAAGTCGGAAAGTATCGGATCCGGTCTTAACGCATGTACTTGGTGCGGGATTTTAAGAAGGCGGCTCTTAAACCTTAAGGCACGCGAGCTAGGAGCCACCAAAGTAGCTGTAGGCCATCACCTAGATGACGAGGCCCAGACAATACTTATGAACATGCTTAGGGGAAGCTTTGTTAAACTAGCTAACCTAGGACCTAAACCGGTTAAGGATGCTGAAGGCTTCATCCCTAGAATAAAACCTCTCCGGTATATACCGGAGAGTGAAGTAGCCTTATATGCATATTTCAAGGGCTTTGACTTCTACGAAGTAGAGTGCCGATATGTTAGAACGTCCCTAAGAGATGAGGTACGAAATATTTTGAACATGCTTGAGCGGAAACACGTGGGAACCAAGTTTGCCATCGTTAGATCGGCCGACGCCATAGCCCCATTACTTCTACATGAGTATTTAAAGCGCATAAAGTTTAACCAATGCAGAAAATGCGGAGAACCTACTACACGTGAAATCTGCCGAGCCTGTGAAATACTTGAAAAGCTGGGGATAGGCGCGTGA
- a CDS encoding DHH family phosphoesterase: MSTIKDFNGFKATLERAKEQLLNSPIKRVTIIHHDDADGLTSAAVLKESLERQGWITNTICLEKTYPEVLRRLHSTENENYIYADLGSAHAKLISNMNDGRNLTIILDHHDTEHVEDPKVLNVNPELYQISGEEEASGATIAFLFAKTLSPYNKDLAHLSVIGSAEIPGPLKGLNREALTDALRSGKVEVEDNKYLVSIQGVKQPWNTLSSKLTVLGAVGYYQGGPKLAIDYCLEKNVDIDNLVKELENKRRKANQLLLARIEREGLKRTGSIQWLHAGDTYAGMGVKVIGTFLSYLSFQRKLIDRSKYLVGFMNMSPEIPGLTRLNTDYVKVSARVPDALSVLIKRGVKAPLSKLLPEAAEAMGGFGDGHTMAASGIIPKGRELQFINFMERATATKQGELRTASLMRFMT, translated from the coding sequence GTGAGTACAATTAAAGACTTTAATGGGTTTAAAGCCACCCTAGAAAGGGCTAAGGAGCAGCTTCTGAATAGCCCCATCAAAAGGGTTACGATTATACATCATGACGACGCCGACGGCTTAACATCGGCTGCTGTTTTAAAGGAGAGCCTCGAGCGTCAAGGCTGGATAACAAATACTATATGTTTGGAAAAAACCTACCCCGAAGTCTTAAGAAGACTTCACTCAACCGAGAATGAAAACTATATATATGCCGACCTAGGATCTGCGCACGCTAAGCTAATATCCAATATGAATGATGGTAGGAACTTAACCATAATACTTGACCACCATGATACGGAGCACGTCGAAGACCCTAAGGTGCTCAACGTAAATCCTGAACTGTATCAAATTAGCGGCGAAGAGGAGGCGAGTGGCGCGACTATTGCCTTTCTTTTCGCTAAAACTTTAAGCCCCTATAATAAGGACCTAGCTCATCTTAGCGTAATAGGATCAGCCGAGATTCCCGGCCCTCTGAAAGGGTTAAATCGTGAAGCTTTAACCGACGCCTTAAGATCTGGTAAAGTTGAAGTTGAAGACAATAAGTACTTAGTTTCAATACAAGGGGTTAAACAGCCTTGGAACACTCTTTCATCGAAGTTAACGGTACTAGGAGCCGTTGGGTACTATCAGGGGGGTCCTAAACTGGCAATCGACTACTGCCTTGAAAAAAACGTTGATATAGATAACCTAGTTAAGGAGTTAGAGAATAAACGGCGTAAAGCTAACCAGCTGCTATTAGCAAGAATAGAGCGTGAAGGTTTAAAGAGGACGGGAAGCATTCAATGGCTCCACGCTGGCGATACGTATGCGGGGATGGGTGTAAAGGTAATAGGTACTTTCTTATCTTACTTAAGCTTTCAGCGAAAGCTTATCGATAGGTCTAAGTACTTAGTTGGCTTCATGAACATGAGCCCCGAAATACCAGGCTTGACTAGGCTTAATACAGATTATGTAAAGGTTTCGGCCAGGGTACCCGACGCTTTAAGCGTCCTCATAAAGAGAGGAGTAAAAGCTCCACTCTCTAAGCTGCTTCCAGAAGCCGCCGAGGCGATGGGGGGCTTTGGAGATGGTCATACGATGGCAGCTAGCGGCATCATACCTAAGGGTAGGGAGCTTCAGTTCATTAATTTCATGGAGAGAGCGACAGCCACTAAGCAGGGTGAATTGCGCACTGCTTCGCTCATGAGGTTTATGACGTAA
- a CDS encoding DNA polymerase II, whose protein sequence is MKILFWLLDPSYEVVHGEPQIKLWGIDGEGRRVLLIDHSFKPYFYVLPDPNLALNELVERIKVLSSEDSSILNVEVVDRRYYGRPVKALRITCKVPASIPVYREKVASVLGVREVLEADIRFYVRYIIDHQMNPCGWHEVEVEEEDVKGYNVEAVYRVLSPPKPIPKYDLPRLRLLAFDIECYNSAGTPKPHKDPVIIISTVTSGGERKQFLAQDHDDGAALKDFIRYVQSYDPDVIAGYNSNGFDWPYLIDRVKNLGLAKLAISREGSEPQRSTYGHISITGRASIDLLNYAEDLVDVKVKTLDNVADYLGVMRKDSRTNIDYVDIAKYWDDAEKRGLLLKYAMEDAVSTYGIAEKVIPFAAQLASITGMPLDQVLAASVGFRVEHHIMRNAFLREELIPNRVERPYSPYRGAIVLKPKPGIHENIAVIDFSAMYPHLMIKYNIGFDSYIREGEGASDYYVAPEVGHRFVKDPRSLYGSMLQKLIEARQHIREAMKGLNPQDPNYLLLDNRQRAIKVLANASYGYLGWVGARFYVKACAEATTAYGRYMIAEANKLALSHGLEVIYSDTDSIFVRYDPEKVNRFIRDVEEKLELEVKIDKLYRVLFFTEAAKKYAGLTNDGLIDVVGFEAVRGDWCALAQEVQTKVLEIILRQKNVHGAVNYVKDVIRRIRRGETPLKELIIWKTLTREFEEYEVEAAHITAAKMLLNAGYKLEVGDKVGYVVVKGKGERLADRVKPYIMAKADEIDYEYYAVKQVVPSALRILKYFGVSEGELVSAGRQATLFDFSRR, encoded by the coding sequence TTGAAGATTCTTTTCTGGCTACTTGACCCATCATACGAGGTAGTGCATGGAGAGCCGCAGATTAAGCTTTGGGGGATTGATGGTGAAGGTAGACGAGTCCTTCTGATTGATCATAGCTTTAAACCTTATTTTTACGTTCTGCCAGATCCGAACCTAGCCTTAAATGAGTTGGTTGAGAGGATTAAGGTCTTATCAAGCGAGGATAGTTCAATTCTCAACGTTGAAGTCGTAGATAGGAGGTATTACGGTAGGCCTGTGAAGGCGTTGAGGATAACATGTAAGGTGCCGGCTTCAATACCAGTATATAGAGAAAAGGTGGCCAGCGTACTTGGTGTTAGGGAGGTACTTGAAGCCGACATAAGGTTCTACGTGAGGTACATAATAGACCATCAGATGAACCCTTGCGGCTGGCATGAGGTTGAAGTGGAAGAGGAGGACGTTAAAGGCTATAATGTGGAAGCCGTTTATCGCGTTTTAAGCCCTCCTAAGCCGATCCCTAAATACGATCTACCTAGGTTAAGGTTGCTCGCGTTCGATATAGAGTGTTATAATTCTGCAGGAACTCCTAAGCCACATAAAGACCCGGTTATCATAATCTCAACGGTTACGAGCGGAGGGGAGCGGAAACAGTTCCTGGCTCAAGATCATGACGACGGAGCCGCATTAAAGGACTTTATTAGGTATGTTCAAAGTTATGATCCGGATGTCATAGCTGGGTACAACAGTAATGGCTTCGACTGGCCATATCTGATAGATAGAGTTAAAAACCTGGGCTTAGCTAAACTTGCCATCAGCCGTGAAGGTTCAGAGCCTCAAAGAAGCACATATGGACATATATCAATAACCGGTAGAGCCTCTATTGATTTACTTAATTATGCTGAAGACCTCGTTGATGTCAAGGTTAAGACTCTTGATAACGTAGCGGATTACCTCGGCGTAATGCGTAAGGATTCGCGAACAAACATAGACTACGTAGATATAGCGAAGTATTGGGACGATGCTGAGAAAAGGGGGCTTCTACTTAAGTACGCGATGGAAGACGCTGTTTCCACCTACGGTATAGCTGAAAAGGTTATTCCTTTCGCCGCTCAGTTAGCCAGCATAACTGGAATGCCTCTAGATCAAGTATTAGCGGCCTCCGTAGGATTTAGAGTGGAACACCACATTATGAGGAACGCCTTCCTAAGAGAAGAGCTTATACCTAACCGCGTTGAACGCCCCTATTCACCTTACAGGGGTGCGATAGTGCTTAAGCCTAAACCTGGTATTCATGAGAACATAGCTGTTATCGACTTTTCAGCTATGTACCCACACCTCATGATAAAGTATAATATAGGATTTGACTCTTACATACGTGAAGGTGAAGGTGCGTCTGATTATTACGTAGCTCCAGAGGTGGGGCATAGGTTTGTTAAGGATCCGCGAAGCCTCTATGGAAGTATGCTTCAAAAATTGATAGAGGCTAGGCAGCATATAAGGGAGGCTATGAAAGGGCTTAACCCTCAAGACCCTAACTACTTATTGCTTGATAATAGGCAGCGGGCGATTAAGGTGCTAGCTAATGCTAGTTACGGTTACTTAGGATGGGTTGGGGCTAGGTTCTACGTGAAGGCTTGTGCTGAGGCTACCACGGCCTATGGAAGGTACATGATAGCTGAGGCTAATAAGCTGGCCTTAAGCCATGGCCTCGAAGTAATATACTCAGATACCGATAGTATATTTGTTAGATATGATCCGGAAAAGGTTAACAGGTTTATAAGGGATGTAGAAGAGAAGCTTGAACTTGAAGTTAAAATAGATAAGTTGTACAGGGTTCTATTCTTTACTGAGGCCGCTAAGAAGTACGCTGGGCTTACAAATGATGGATTAATCGATGTAGTAGGTTTTGAAGCCGTACGTGGAGATTGGTGCGCTCTAGCTCAAGAGGTACAAACTAAGGTCTTAGAGATAATTTTAAGGCAGAAAAACGTACATGGCGCAGTCAACTACGTTAAGGATGTCATTAGAAGGATTCGTAGGGGTGAGACGCCCCTAAAGGAGTTAATAATATGGAAAACACTAACGAGAGAATTTGAGGAGTACGAAGTTGAAGCTGCACACATTACGGCCGCTAAAATGCTTTTAAACGCTGGCTATAAACTTGAAGTTGGAGACAAGGTTGGGTATGTGGTTGTTAAAGGTAAAGGTGAGCGTTTAGCTGATAGGGTTAAGCCTTACATTATGGCTAAGGCCGACGAAATAGACTATGAATATTACGCTGTAAAACAGGTAGTACCTTCAGCGTTAAGGATTTTGAAGTATTTTGGCGTTAGCGAAGGCGAATTAGTGTCCGCTGGAAGGCAGGCTACTTTATTTGATTTTAGTCGGCGTTAA